cttacaaccaatgattttatcacatcataaaacagcagcaaaatgataatctggcccagttccaaatagcgataaacagcacaaccgggaacagATACtacaagcaaggtattacataacccaacattgagacccagccccacaactttgagagccaataaatcaacattgtgaccaatcaatataatgaatgcttataacaattttgccttaacacgctttggtcagatctatcgctatctcaacccttcgagccccacgttgggcgccaaaaaggactgtcgtggtttaacctggcaggcagccaaacaccacgtagccgctcgctcactctccccctccgcagtgggacggggagagaattggaagggtaagagtgagaaaaactcattggttgggataaagacagtttaatggaacagaaaagggaaaataataatggtaatgatagaatatacaaaatgagtgatgcacaatgcaattgctcaccacccgcgctgaccgataaccaagtagcgatcgctacttcctggaacacgcctaccattcacatactgagcgtgacgtcacatgatatggaataccccattagccagctgggctggctgtcctggctgtgctccctcccagcttctcccagagcatggaagctgaaagccCTTGACTAgcagactacttagcaacaactgaaaacatcagtgtgttatcaacattctcctcatactaaatccaaaacacagcactaggaagaaatttaactctctcccagccaaaaccaggacacctgggcatctacctggctgccctgctgggcaatggcctcatcatcaccgccatagcctgcgaccaccgcctccccacccccttgtacttcttcctcctcaactgCTCTGTCCTTGACCTTGGGCttcatctccaccactgttcccaaagccatggccaattccctctgggacaccagggccatctcctactcgggatgtgctgcacagctctttctgtttctcttcttccttggagCAGAGTGTGcccttctcaccatcatggcctatgaccgttacgttgccatctgccagcccctgcactatgggaccctcctgggcagcagagcttgtgtccacatggcagcagctgcctggggcagtgggtttctcaattctttccttcacactgccaatacattttcacggcccctctgcaagggcaatgctgtggaccagttcttctgtgaaatcccccagatcctcaagctctcctgctcacacacctacctcagggaactTGGGCTTCTTGGGTTTAGCCTTTGTCTagcttttgggtgttttgttttcattgtggtgtcctatgtgcagatcttcagggctgtgctgaggattcccTCTGACCACAGACGGCACAaaaccttttccacgtgcctccctcacctggccgtggtctccctgtttgtcggcactggcatatttgcccacctgaagcccccctccatctcctccccatccctggatgtggtggtggcagttctgtacgcgttggtacctccagcagtgaacccgctcatctacagcatgaggaacaaggaaatCAAGGATGCCCTGTGGAAACTATTTGAATATGTGCTACTTCAGATTATAAGGTCCTCGTTATCCCACTAGGGCTCCCACAGTATCTCAGGAATAACCAGGACTAACTTTTCTTCAGATGTGTCTTTATGTTTCCTTTGTggttactttttttgtttgtttgtttgatttatacctgtgttaatatttttcttggcCTCCTACCTGTCTTTTCTTGACCCaaagacctcatgtacatatggATCCAGGCTCCCCGTTCAGATAAACTCAACAAAGAAACCAGTAGAAAATTCTTTGATTCAGCTCCCATCTCTTCACCTCTCCTCCAGCATGGCCAGTGCAGGGtcaccccatggccccagggCACCGCAGCCCCCTGGCTCTGCAGAGGAGAACGGCGAGCTTGGGGCCTTGCAGGGAGCGTGGACAGGGAGACAGGACCAGCCGGGCAGGCCAGCACAGACATGCtcacctggggaaaggctctctggggagcagggatgactctggagaagagcaagggagcatttctgtgcctgcagggaggaatccgTGAGACGGAGAAACCTTTTTCTGGAGGCGCCCacccggggcaggctgctctgtcccctggccaggactcttgtgctggcctggggagaggggctgacagtgatgggcacagtcagtctgtggtgggcatctcctgcaccagagagcaggattcatggagtcatagaatcatagaatcattgaggttggaaaagacctctaagatcatcgagtccaaccgtcaacccaacaccaccatgcccactacaccatgtccctaagcgcctcatctacacgtcttttaaatacttccagggatggtgactccaccacttccctgggcagcctgttccaaggcttgaccactctttcagtaaagaaatttctcctaatgtccaatctaaacctcccttggcgcaacttgaggccatttcctctggtcccccagcctctcccatcaccatttccagcactggcaacCCACCCCAGTTTATGGGGATGAGGTTGGCTTTGTGgccatctccttcctcctgctggtctcAGTGCCTGTGTCGGGGGAACAgccggccctgccccagcctctcttcttgcccagaccttggcagaccccagagcagggctgtcgCCAACCCCTGTGTTggacatggctggggctgggcaggggccaggAACTGGGGGAGGCTGCCGAAGCAGGAGGGTGGGGCACTGAGGGCTGTCAGAGGACTGTGCTGGGGGACACCTCCCCACCCCGTAGGTACCTGCTCCATGGggttccttctctgcagagccgtAGGACCATGtgtaggtgtggtggtgcattcataccccccctttcttccctgggccacttgctgatctcagaaattcccatgaaacctcagccttggtgtattgaagtctggcggttgagcactccttgactgtatcagaaactctgcacagctgaggatgggaacatactcctactgcctggcccaggcgtccagtagaacaacaccgaaacctggagagttttttagtaattaccacctgggactgtggccaggatggaaatttacggatgactaaagccaaccatcttgcgaacctataaacgctggtcctaagtgaggcccttggagctctcctggaccgcagccgctgcacccagcatctccctcggagtgggatgccttcagagcttgcaatctttcgggcctgcgatattcggaggaccgttgggtcctgggtgagtcccttttgaagctcaacccttcgcccgttgagagggaatgcctagacattcgacgtgaatatttcttcactgacatcgaggggaatttttaacacgtataccttctgtatatttttatatatatatatatatatgtttctctgtgtgtgtggactgatagtaagcataatctgtaattaagttgtgattgtagtagacttactaagtcactttgcaaatattgaattagttaatgattaagcgttactaaagtttgtaaatgattagttgataattaagtgttactaaattgtgaatgaaacctagactgctgccaaacacatatagtccctcaAATATAAACCcgtagatgattttcctttatctgtttcatccgtgtaataagtaatagagtgaaccttgccatcgaattctgttaggtcgcacctttataaatctctatgaaAATCATTTTCTGCTGATATCTTTGAttgtgattctttaagcggcctctaaaccgctcattcgcgACAGTAGGGCAGTATGGCTGGGCCATGCCAGAGGCAGGACACTGCCAGGGACACGAAGCAGCCGTTAGGAGGTGAAAGCAAGGGCAGGCTACAGAATAGGAATTGATATTTATTGCCTTTGGTGCACAGGTGTGCTTTTAGGAAAGGCAAACCTCAACTGGAGTTGGTGAATCGTCCTGTGTTTTATGTGACCAGCTAAGACAAGTCAGGTGACATCTCCTCCACTTGTTTGACTGTAaggggaggctgggaggcacCGCCTCAGATGGCTCTACATTGCCCCTGAAGCTCATTGCAGCCAGTTTTAACCATCTCAAAGGCCAGTATCTGGACTCTGAAGCTCCTACTTGTAGGTTTTGGGCATCAGAGGAACTGAATCCCACCTGTGACTATTTAATACCTTCCCAGTGTTTGTGGACAGCAAGGAGTTTCTCCTGGTGCATTCCCATGTCCCATGGACTCCACCTGGGATTTGTCTCCCCTTGATTCAGACAATCCCTGTTTGGGTGCCTCTCCACTCTTGCTTGTACAGGCTCCTCTTAGAGCTGACAGTGGTTCTTGACCCTCCTTCAGTGTAATTTATCCTCACAGCACTTTTAAATcacttgcttccttccttctgggCCTCCAGGCACCTTATGAGCCCCCCCACAGCCTGAGTATTAGCTCACtcctgggctcttctttccaggtgaaCCCCCTCCAAGttgaattcccagctctgcttctgagtcTACTTTGGTCCAAGGCGAAAGTATGGATGAACCCAGGCAAGGTTCACTTACCTCCGCAAGTATGCCAGTGCTGTCCTGGAaagctctgcactgctgtgcaCACCCACTCTTCTTCAGGCTGTGCCTCAGTGCACACA
The nucleotide sequence above comes from Calonectris borealis unplaced genomic scaffold, bCalBor7.hap1.2 HAP1_SCAFFOLD_49, whole genome shotgun sequence. Encoded proteins:
- the LOC142076419 gene encoding olfactory receptor 14J1-like — its product is MAYDRYVAICQPLHYGTLLGSRACVHMAAAAWGSGFLNSFLHTANTFSRPLCKGNAVDQFFCEIPQILKLSCSHTYLRELGLLGFSLCLAFGCFVFIVVSYVQIFRAVLRIPSDHRRHKTFSTCLPHLAVVSLFVGTGIFAHLKPPSISSPSLDVVVAVLYALVPPAVNPLIYSMRNKEIKDALWKLFEYVLLQIIRSSLSH